The following are encoded together in the Penicillium digitatum chromosome 3, complete sequence genome:
- a CDS encoding 7TM GPCR, rhodopsin-like — protein sequence MPETAIPSRAWQRRFDGKPISPIPAIAELDIERNELAHTWKRFTSLLLPQDQIQWEERPQTVLDVQTLLGNIKTFWMSRPRPRVFTDSMDLCDRLLPTVDAHSILLSALPDHMAYSPLFYGVVQSVIKASSHYPRDVYSEFHHLVIYIQLQALNFPWQHAVMDVDDEEEEDPYSPRALWEESRLSQVGCQGKDRRIAAQNTITRRLIWEVQQDAEERTRYREGRDRLLAETLSSVCEQLQPVSEQSSGIVCITTPPAPNIDISSFEWSRGSKRRLARLEIQSSSKHLQDFFDSDDQICDYEPGVKVVAEASIVASLQQWATSSRSQALAVGGTQPTASLDPVALISACYASFARQARLPVVSHFCVLSSKEARGLNLHEQGLIALTYSIIRQLINWLPPLVDSDAVLDLSAERFRQLDGTLTSWKAALSLVDTLLQSAPPLLVFIIDGLDAIHNPSTDGAIRELVRVLLTHTRRQPQGGLNGQGPTLLMKVLFTVTGRPSALVETLSEHMLILSESNKTNQPTPSGSVLTSDLGAVMMNA from the exons ATGCCCGAGACTGCCATCCCGAGCCGGGCCTGGCAACGCCGCTTTGACGGGAAGCCAATCTCGCC GATCCCCGCCATCGCCGAACTCGATATCGAACGGAATGAGTTAGCCCACACTTGGAAACGGTTTACCAGCCTTCTCCTACCCCAGGATCAGATCCAATGGGAGGAGCGACCACAGACGGTACTCGACGTGCAGACCTTGCTCGGCAATATCAAGACATTCTGGATGTCCCGTCCCCGACCACGGGTCTTTACCGACTCCATGGACTTGTGCGATCGACTCCTTCCGACTGTCGACGCACACTCGATCCTCCTTTCTGCTCTTCCGGACCATATGGCCTATAGCCCCTTATTCTACGGGGTCGTCCAATCAGTGATCAAG GCATCGTCACATTATCCTCGG GATGTCTACTCGGAATTTCATCATCTGGTCATCTATATACAACTGCAAGCACTGAATTTTCCATGGCAACATGCGGTCATGGACGTtgacgacgaggaggaggaggacccGTATAGCCCTCGGGCACTTTGGGAGGAGTCCCGACTCAGCCAAGTAGGATGTCAGGGGAAAGACCGTCGGATAGCGGCACAAAATACCATCACCCGCCGGCTCATTTGGGAGGTTCAACAAGACGCAGAGGAACGTACTCGGTATAGGGAGGGCCGGGATAGGTTGTTGGCCGAGACATTGAGCTCTGTGTGTGAGCAACTACAGCCGGTCAGTGAACAGAGCAGTGGCATTGTTTGTATAACCACACCTCCAGCTCCAAATATAG ACATATCCTCTTTTGAATGGTCAAGGGGATCCAAGCGCCGCCTCGCACGACTCGAGATCCAAAGTTCATCCAAGCACCTCCAAGATTTCTTCGATAGTGATGATCAGATTTGTGACTACGAACCTGGTGTCAAGGTCGTCGCCGAAGCTAGCATCGTTGCATCTCTACAGCAGTGGGCCACCAGTTCGCGATCTCAGGCCCTAGCCGTGGGTGGAACGCAACCTACCGCTTCCCTTGACCCGGTGGCTCTAATTTCAGCCTGTTATGCCTCCTTCGCACGTCAAGCTCGACTGCCCGTCGTCTCTCATTTCTGTGTCCTTTCTAGCAAGGAGGCCAGAGGGCTGAATCTACACGAGCAAGGCTTAATTGCCCTCACCTACAGTATTATTCGCCAATTAATCAACTGGCTTCCTCCTCTAGTTGATAGCGACGCCGTACTGGATCTCAGCGCAGAGCGGTTTCGCCAACTAGACGGAACGCTCACCAGTTGGAAAGCCGCTCTATCGCTAGTCGATACGCTCTTACAATCCGCTCCACCACTGTTGGTCTTTATAATCGACGGTCTAGACGCCATCCACAATCCGTCTACTGATGGAGCCATCCGCGAACTGGTCCGTGTGCTGCTAACCCACACTCGGCGCCAACCACAAGGCGGTCTCAACGGGCAAGGCCCTACCCTCCTCATGAAGGTCCTCTTCACCGTTACCGGAAGGCCAAGTGCGCTGGTCGAGACGTTGTCTGAACACATGCTTATTCTCAGTGAATCCAACAAAACCAACCAACCCACGCCGTCCGGATCGGTCCTCACATCGGATCTCGGAGCGGTCATGATGAATGCATGA
- a CDS encoding Serine/threonine protein kinase, whose translation MGRSSLSTRRLTAHRFEQLPDMPDHGIGILNPNDVTIDIPLTETTSRGQTGARKWNTNTSPLDGSSQATEKEPIIGPHHHRGPGGRRRADTDINELSGKRADSPADGTVNRMGRFYQAVLNYSLITRYLIYVLPIAILIAIPIIVGVTVAKNAKIGGVHLYWFFTWIEIIWFSLWAAKVFARYVPYFFQFLCGIVSSGTRKYALILRALETPIALMIWAIISLVTFLPVMTLNPGKKDSGDTGVKAWEKSVKNILFALLVCSLIYLVEKAIVQLISISYHRKQFDAKIQISKRNVHLVTLLFDASRNMFPVYCPEFKEEDSLIFDSVLVQAGGKRSSAMPLRMLRHVGKNVGRVGDKVTAAFGHVASELTGKQVFNPTSTHTMVIEALERKRHAAALARRIWMSFVVEGRESLFMDDIVEVLGAEHEAEAEECFMALDRDGNGDVSLDEMVMTITEFGRMRKALNHSMHDVDQAIRVLDNLLMCVAGLVGVLVFISFVTTGFGTVIAAGATSLLSLSFVFSVTAQEVLGSCIFLFVKHPFDIGDRVEVGDRPFIVERISLLFTVFRSVTDSRVTQVPNNILNSLWVDNFTRANAMHEQLIIPVAFDTTFAEVQLLRQEMEAFVRDKENNRDFQPDVDIELDGVGDMDKLQLRVDIRHKSNWSNETIRAARRSKFLCALVLAVRKIQVRGPGVALPEEETVDAADGDDKGDDAGGCHRESTQGSGADPSKLDPGVAAAAAGILNFENTAQSTGHEQTRSGTITHRGSSQTNAEREAAIVEMLNARSPTVDAGRDNYDSRENALHRTATNASYQSNQLSVHNGSEGITRGLSTGHRKLGEHVSYNEHGRQSAPRNASLSPVPAGMTPSSSQVPTLEPPKPGSRSSARYEPRPHSGQDQNQSTVQIVGPPNPFNGGHYAHDSGYNQIPIGTFSAENTSERDRRDSNPDISGVTASSNYQLSDPYDPVSPPSMYSPPQPVVSQQAAAYNTAPLRKRDKSPYGEPEP comes from the coding sequence ATGGGACGCTCGAGTCTTTCCACCAGGCGACTGACGGCTCACCGATTCGAGCAGCTACCCGACATGCCAGACCATGGCATTGGGATTTTGAATCCCAACGACGTGACTATTGATATCCCTCTGACTGAGACGACTTCCCGTGGCCAAACGGGCGCCCGTAAATGGAACACCAATACCAGCCCCCTGGACGGCTCCTCGCAGGCCACGGAGAAGGAACCCATCATTGGCCCCCATCATCATCGTGGTCCTGGCGGCAGGCGTCGCGCCGACACCGATATCAATGAATTGTCCGGAAAACGTGCTGATTCGCCTGCGGACGGCACTGTCAACCGTATGGGCCGTTTCTACCAAGCTGTCCTAAACTACTCCCTCATCACCCGGTATTTGATTTATGTTCTTCCCATTGCGATATTGATCGCGATTCCGATCATTGTGGGCGTTACGGTTGCGAAGAATGCTAAAATTGGCGGTGTTCATCTTTACTGGTTCTTTACTTGGATTGAGATCATCTGGTTCAGTCTGTGGGCGGCCAAGGTCTTTGCCCGTTATGTTCCTTATTTCTTCCAATTCTTGTGCGGTATCGTCAGCTCTGGTACCCGCAAGTATGCCCTTATTCTGCGCGCCCTCGAGACCCCTATTGCGCTTATGATCTGGGCGATTATCTCCCTCGTAACTTTCCTGCCCGTTATGACCTTGAATCCTGGTAAGAAGGATTCCGGCGACACGGGTGTCAAGGCATGGGAGAAGAGCGTGAAGAACATTTTGTTTGCGCTCCTCGTCTGCAGCCTCATCTACTTGGTCGAGAAAGCTATTGTGCAGCTCATCTCAATTAGTTACCACCGCAAGCAGTTCGACGCCAAGATCCAGATCTCCAAGCGCAATGTTCACTTGGTCACTCTCCTCTTCGACGCTTCGCGCAATATGTTCCCTGTGTACTGCCCCGAATTCAAAGAGGAAGATTCGCTCATTTTCGATTCCGTCCTTGTTCAGGCTGGTGGCAAGCGGTCATCCGCCATGCCCCTCCGTATGCTCCGCCATGTCGGCAAGAACGTTGGCCGTGTGGGTGACAAGGTCACCGCCGCTTTTGGACACGTCGCATCGGAGCTAACTGGCAAGCAAGTATTCAACCCGACTTCGACGCACACCATGGTCATCGAGGCCCTTGAGCGCAAGCGCCATGCTGCTGCGCTGGCCCGCCGTATCTGGATGTCGTTTGTGGTCGAGGGCCGTGAATCCCTGTTCATGGACGATATCGTTGAGGTTCTGGGTGCTGAACACGAGGCTGAGGCCGAGGAGTGCTTCATGGCTCTTGACAGGGATGGCAACGGGGATGTCAGTCTTGACGAGATGGTCATGACCATCACCGAGTTTGGACGCATGAGAAAGGCCTTGAACCACAGCATGCACGATGTCGACCAGGCTATTCGTGTGCTGGACAATCTGCTCATGTGTGTTGCTGGTCTGGTTGGTGTTCTTGTCTTCATATCTTTCGTGACTACTGGATTCGGTACCGTCATTGCAGCTGGGGCTACCTCGCTGCTGTCCCTTAGTTTCGTCTTCTCCGTCACCGCCCAAGAAGTTCTCGGTTCCtgcatcttcctcttcgtcaaGCATCCCTTCGATATCGGCGACCGTGTCGAGGTCGGCGACAGGCCTTTCATTGTTGAGCGCATTTCGCTTCTTTTCACTGTCTTCCGCAGTGTTACCGATTCCCGCGTCACGCAGGTGCCTAACAACATTCTGAACAGTCTCTGGGTTGATAACTTCACTCGTGCCAATGCCATGCACGAACAGCTTATCATACCCGTGGCATTTGACACTACATTCGCCGAGGTTCAATTGCTACGCCAGGAGATGGAGGCCTTCGTTCGCGACAAGGAGAACAACCGTGACTTCCAGCCGGATGTTGACATCGAGCTCGATGGCGTTGGTGATATGGACAAGCTCCAGCTGCGTGTTGACATCCGTCACAAGTCTAACTGGTCCAACGAGACTATTCGCGCTGCCCGACGATCCAAGTTCCTGTGTGCTTTGGTCTTAGCCGTTCGCAAGATCCAGGTTCGCGGTCCAGGAGTGGCCCTTCCCGAAGAGGAGACTGTCGACGCTGCAGATGGCGATGACAAGGGGGATGATGCCGGAGGTTGTCACCGCGAGTCTACCCAGGGCAGCGGTGCCGACCCATCCAAGCTCGACCCCGGTGTCGCGGCTGCCGCTGCTGGTATCCTCAACTTCGAGAATACCGCCCAGTCGACGGGGCATGAACAGACCCGTTCAGGAACAATCACCCACCGCGGCTCCAGCCAGACCAATGCCGAACGTGAAGCCGCCATCGTCGAAATGCTCAACGCCCGCTCACCAACTGTCGATGCTGGCCGCGACAACTACGACAGCCGCGAGAACGCCCTCCACCGCACTGCTACCAATGCCTCCTACCAAAGCAACCAGCTAAGCGTGCATAACGGAAGCGAAGGCATCACCCGTGGCTTATCAACCGGCCATCGCAAGCTTGGAGAGCATGTCTCCTACAACGAGCACGGTCGTCAATCCGCTCCCAGAAACGCCTCCCTCTCCCCTGTCCCCGCCGGCATGACCCCGTCCTCAAGCCAAGTGCCCACTCTTGAACCCCCCAAGCCAGGCTCTCGTAGCAGCGCCCGCTACGAGCCCCGTCCTCACTCAGGCCAGGATCAAAACCAGAGCACCGTCCAGATAGTGGGCCCCCCAAACCCCTTCAACGGCGGCCACTACGCCCACGACTCGGGATACAATCAGATTCCGATAGGTACTTTCAGCGCGGAGAACACATCGGAACGAGACCGTCGCGATTCGAACCCGGACATCTCTGGCGTGACGGCATCAAGCAACTACCAGCTCTCGGATCCATATGACCCTGTCTCCCCGCCGTCTATGTACTCCCCGCCCCAGCCGGTGGTCTCACAGCAGGCTGCAGCCTACAACACTGCTCCGCTGCGGAAGAGGGATAAGTCCCCTTATGGGGAGCCTGAGCCTTGA
- a CDS encoding CHCH: MSNNVEKTTVVPDDDEPDDWDKRIFSTGCHTEQDKMNDCYYAKKDWRECKKEMEAFRECWKRQGNDQRTQTKDA; the protein is encoded by the exons ATGTCGAACAACGTGGAGAAGACAACTGTTGTCCCGGATGATGATGAGCCAGATGATTG GGACAAGCGGATCTTCAGCACAGGCTGCCATA CTGAGCAGGATAAGATGAATGACTGCTACTACGCAAAGAAGGACTGGCGCGAATGTAAAAAAGAG ATGGAAGCTTTCCGCGAGTGCTGGAAGCGACAAGGCAACGACCAGCGAACGCAGACCAAAGACGCATAA
- a CDS encoding Biotin apo-protein ligase, putative, giving the protein MATPTGDSANFSGKKLNVLVYSGNGTTVESVRHCLYTLRRLLAHHYAVIPVTGDMLLKEPWITTCAMLVMPGGADMGYCRTLNGAGNRRIAQFVRNGGRYLGLCAGGYYGCKRCEFEVGDKTMEVVGDRELAFYPGICRGGAFPGFVYHSEAGARAAKLEVAKDALNTGTVPTNFRSYYNGGGVFVDAASLVDKGVEVLANYAEKLNVDGGEGTAAVVYCKVGNGAALLTGPHPEFAAANLDPKAGGPEYADMVAALATDDKERTDFLKACLSKLGLEVTQDTTPVPSLSSLHVSGIDADGPMDILSGLGVTFTQEGQTEYLKDEHDTFRIERPGTWNLGELEESLPAGSSESSDGISEGIIDYQAIIKRLVFHDDLPSSKLTPYFNHHAFYSHLRQYQSESKGEATTFGSNLLYGEVVTSTNTILEKNTKLLRQLPQGFTATATAQIAGRGRGSNVWVSPAGSLIFSTVVRHPMDKIQSAPVVFLQYLSAMAVVRGIKNYANGYEKIPVKLKWPNDIYALDPDDPEQKRYTKICGILINSHFMSNEYISVVGIGVNATNASPTTALTTLAARYASPGAATASPVTLERLLARILTTFECLYTRFLRTGFDRGFEAMYYDDWLHMHQIVTLEEEGGARARIQGITRDWGLLLVEELGWNDRPTGRVWQLQSDSNSFDFFRGLVKRKV; this is encoded by the exons ATGGCAACGCCAACGGGCGACAGCGCCAATTTTAGTGGCAAAAAGCTCAACGTCCTAGTTTATTCTG GAAATGGAACCACTGTTGAGTCAGTCCGTCACTGCCTCTACACCCTCCGCCGCCTGCTCGCTCACCACTATGCCGTCATCCCGGTGACGGGTGATATGCTCCTTAAAGAGCCATGGATTACCACGTGTGCCATGCTGGTCATGCCCGGCGGTGCGGATATGGGATACTGTCGCACACTCAACGGTGCGGGGAATCGACGCATCGCGCAATTTGTCCGCAATGGCGGGCGGTACCTGGGTCTGTGTGCTGGTGGTTACTACGGATGCAAGAGGTGTGAGTTCGAGGTTGGTGATAAGACAATGGAGGTTGTTGGAGATCGCGAATTGGCTTTCTATCCGGGCATCTGTCGGGGCGGGGCATTCCCAGGCTTCGTCTACCATAGCGAGGCGGGGGCACGTGCTGCAAAGCTCGAAGTGGCTAAGGATGCCTTGAACACCGGTACGGTGCCTACCAACTTCCGGTCGTACTACAATGGCGGTGGTGTCTTCGTTGATGCGGCGTCGCTTGTAGACAAAGGGGTGGAAGTTCTTGCAAACTATGCTGAAAAATTGAATGTCGACGGGGGTGAGGGTACGGCTGCTGTTGTCTACTGCAAAGTCGGCAATGGAGCAGCTCTCTTGACCGGACCTCATCCTGA ATTTGCAGCCGCAAATCTGGACCCGAAGGCGGGCGGGCCTGAATATGCCGATATGGTGGCAGCTCTCGCTACCGATGACAAGGAACGTACGGATTTCCTGAAGGCTTGTCTGTCTAAACTTGGACTTGAAGTCACGCAGGACACGACACCAGTGCCTTCGTTGTCGTCTTTACATGTGTCCGGAATCGATGCCGATGGTCCCATGGATATCCTGTCGGGTCTTGGAGTCACCTTCACCCAAGAGGGCCAGACCGAGTATCTCAAGGATGAGCACGATACGTTCCGCATTGAACGTCCTGGAACATGGAATCTTGGTGAGCTAGAAGAATCGCTCCCCGCAGGATCCTCAGAGTCGAGCGATGGAATCAGCGAAGGCATAATCGATTACCAGGCAATCATCAAGCGACTTGTGTTTCACGATGATTTACCCTCTTCTAAATTGACTCCATATTTCAACCACCATGCGTTCTATTCCCACCTCCGCCAATACCAATCCGAGTCTAAGGGAGAGGCCACAACATTCGGCTCCAATCTCTTATACGGAGAGGTAGTAACTAGTACGAACACTATTCTTGAAAA GAACACGAAGCTGCTTCGTCAGCTGCCACAAGGATTTACAGCTACTGCTACAGCACAGATTGCTGGACGCGGACGCGGGTCTAATGTTTGGGTCTCACCAGCAGGTTCTCTAATCTTTTCAACTGTGGTACGCCACCCAATGGACAAAATTCAGTCGGCACCGGTTGTTTTCCTTCAGTACCTATCAGCCATGGCAGTAGTCAGAGGAATCAAGAATTACGCCAACGGCTACGAGAAGATACCGGTCAAACTAAAATGGCCGAACGATATTT ATGCACTAGATCCAGATGATCCCGAACAGAAACGGTACACAAAAATCTGCGGCATTCTTATCAACTCCCATTTCATGTCAAACGAGTACATCTCCGTTGTCGGTATCGGCGTCAATGCTACCAACGCCTCTCCGACAACTGCGCTGACCACTCTCGCCGCACGCTACGCTTCACCAGGCGCTGCTACCGCTTCACCCGTCACGCTCGAGCGGCTCCTAGCTCGCATCTTGACCACCTTTGAATGCCTGTACACACGCTTCTTGCGCACAGGCTTCGATCGAGGCTTTGAGGCTATGTATTATGACGACTGGTTACATATGCACCAGATTGTCACGCTGGAGGAGGAGGGCGGTGCTCGCGCTCGCATTCAGGGTATCACCCGCGATTGGGGTCTTTTGCTGGTCGAGGAGTTGGGGTGGAATGATCGTCCTACAGGACGGGTGTGGCAGTTGCAGAGTGATAGTAACAGTTTCGACTTCTTCCGTGGACTAGTGAAGCGGAAGGTGTAG
- a CDS encoding DUF1766-domain-containing protein → MPQILNTPESLLPRSDSRNPATTCRGITSQGRPCRRPLASPNPSPASNPQKKDSRQDVASLYCWQHQDQEDLANPPTTVITPAKTRTSIDTLMDRLGVLEINDDPVSISQGPKPPHKRPTHQSRPTEKRRPRKRSIFCCFRIAEDTGEDDRPTSVQRPQPPRPTSGVSASANPNQKVKLPASAGRPQHVQVSSTPTSRPSVSDTGKPTSPQTQSLLSWIPSTLSPQTTSILLTELAKPISSADDEGYIYMFWVTPPTATTQRSAESVVPQDIASSLLPQAPQNSNHLRPPTQPRSVSEAIRAAQDLNALTSNPTSTAPGTLRLKIGRTSNVHRRLTEWSKQCSYDLTLIRYYPYTPSSFSSSSSARVPPSHNSQNKAPSASFVPGRKVPHVHRVERLIHLELAALRVRDLGQCPECGKEHREWFEVEAEKESLRRVDKCIRRWVSWAESMP, encoded by the coding sequence ATGCCTCAAATTTTAAACACCCCTGAATCTTTGCTTCCTCGCTCAGATTCTCGAAATCCAGCGACAACATGTAGAGGCATAACCTCCCAAGGTCGGCCCTGCCGCCGCCCTTTAGCATCTCCAAATCCATCACCTGCTTCTAACCCTCAAAAGAAGGATTCTCGCCAAGATGTGGCATCTTTGTACTgctggcagcaccaagaTCAAGAGGATTTGGCGAATCCCCCTACGACTGTCATCACCCCAGCCAAGACGAGAACAAGCATCGATACATTGATGGATCGGCTGGGTGTGCTTGAAATAAATGATGACCCAGTCTCAATCTCTCAGGGGCCCAAACCTCCCCACAAACGGCCGACACATCAAAGCAGGCCCACGGAAAAGCGTCGGCCGAGGAAAAGGTCCATTTTCTGTTGCTTCCGGATCGCAGAGGACACCGGTGAGGATGACAGGCCTACCTCGGTTCAACGGCCTCAACCACCTCGCCCGACAAGTGGTGTTTCGGCTTCTGCAAACCCGAACCAAAAGGTCAAACTGCCTGCCTCTGCTGGAAGGCCGCAGCATGTGCAAGTCTCATCCACTCCCACCTCCAGGCCGTCTGTGTCAGACACGGGGAAGCCTACTTCCCCGCAAACACAATCCTTACTATCGTGGATCCCGTCTACGCTTTCCCCACAGACAACATCCATTCTTCTCACAGAATTGGCCAAACCAATCTCCAGCGCCGACGACGAAGGCTATATCTATATGTTCTGGGTGACACCCCCAACAGCTACCACACAACGGAGCGCCGAATCCGTCGTACCGCAAGACATAGCATCTTCTCTGCTGCCCCAAGCCCCACAAAATAGTAACCACCTCCGCCCCCCCACCCAGCCACGCAGCGTCAGCGAAGCAATCCGGGCAGCACAAGACCTTAATGCCCTCACATCGAACCCAACGTCAACCGCGCCCGGAACGCTCAGGCTAAAAATCGGACGCACGAGCAATGTGCACCGTCGACTCACTGAATGGAGTAAACAGTGCTCGTATGACTTGACGTTGATCCGCTACTACCCTTATACACCATCGTCATtctcgtcatcttcctctgCTAGGGTCCCGCCATCCCACAACAGCCAGAATAAGGCCCCTTCTGCCTCTTTTGTACCGGGAAGGAAAGTCCCGCATGTGCATCGCGTTGAACGACTCATTCACCTGGAGCTGGCGGCTCTGCGGGTGCGAGACTTAGGGCAATGTCCTGAGTGTGGAAAGGAGCATCGGGAATGGTTTGAGGTCGAGGCGGAGAAGGAGTCGTTAAGAAGAGTGGACAAGTGTATTCGACGATGGGTCTCCTGGGCCGAGTCCATGCCTTAA